One window of the Cyanobium sp. AMD-g genome contains the following:
- a CDS encoding RNA-binding S4 domain-containing protein: protein MKLDQFLKWQGLVGTGGEAKQRIQRGDVTVNGTIETRRGRQLAPGDAVAIDGHEVLMLSPRLGRGGDGGITP, encoded by the coding sequence GTGAAGCTGGATCAGTTCCTCAAATGGCAGGGCCTCGTCGGCACCGGCGGCGAGGCCAAGCAACGCATCCAGCGTGGCGATGTGACCGTGAACGGCACGATCGAGACCCGGCGCGGCCGCCAGCTGGCCCCTGGCGACGCGGTGGCCATCGACGGCCATGAGGTGCTGATGCTCTCCCCCCGTCTGGGCCGTGGGGGCGATGGCGGCATCACGCCTTAA
- the tpiA gene encoding triose-phosphate isomerase: MSLPGDHVRKAVIAGNWKMHMTCAQARAFAATFRPLIADLPDDREVVLAPPFTAIPTLCRHLAGAGVAIAGQNVHWEESGAYTGMISAPMLLEHGVTHAIVGHSEPRKYFSETDEQINLRARTAQKTGLIPILCVGESDDQREARETERVIHRQVEQGLEGVDPLRLIVAYEPIWAIGTGKTCAAEEANRICGLIRGWVGHPEVVVQYGGSVNPATIDMLMAQSDIDGVLVGGASLDPVSFARIANYQVPVPA; the protein is encoded by the coding sequence ATGTCGCTGCCGGGAGACCACGTGCGCAAGGCCGTCATCGCAGGCAACTGGAAGATGCACATGACCTGCGCCCAGGCGCGGGCGTTTGCGGCCACCTTCCGGCCCCTGATCGCCGATCTGCCCGATGACCGCGAGGTGGTGCTGGCCCCTCCGTTCACGGCCATCCCCACCCTTTGCCGTCACCTGGCCGGGGCCGGCGTCGCCATTGCCGGCCAGAACGTCCACTGGGAGGAGAGCGGCGCCTACACCGGCATGATCTCCGCCCCGATGCTGCTGGAGCATGGCGTCACCCACGCGATCGTGGGCCACAGCGAGCCGCGCAAGTACTTCAGCGAAACCGACGAGCAGATCAACCTGCGGGCCCGCACGGCCCAGAAGACCGGTCTGATCCCGATCCTGTGCGTCGGCGAGAGCGACGACCAGCGCGAAGCCCGTGAAACCGAGCGGGTGATCCACCGCCAGGTGGAGCAGGGCCTCGAGGGTGTCGACCCCCTGCGCCTGATCGTGGCCTATGAGCCCATCTGGGCGATCGGCACCGGCAAGACCTGCGCCGCCGAGGAGGCCAACCGCATCTGCGGCCTGATCCGCGGCTGGGTGGGCCATCCTGAGGTGGTGGTCCAGTACGGCGGCTCGGTCAACCCCGCCACCATCGACATGCTCATGGCCCAGAGCGACATCGATGGCGTGCTGGTGGGGGGCGCCTCCCTCGACCCGGTCAGCTTCGCCCGCATCGCCAACTACCAGGTGCCGGTTCCGGCCTGA